In the Chroococcidiopsis sp. SAG 2025 genome, one interval contains:
- a CDS encoding glycosyltransferase family 39 protein, with amino-acid sequence MLLQRTSRERIRTSNFKYYLILGLTLAIGIFLRFFLLPDKSLWLDEGASLYYSDGTSIQAIISTIVSTDTGDRFQPFYYLVLHFWRQIFGSSEFAVRSLSALLGIGTIVVLCTTAWQLYGRKHALWLTLFLSFSAYGVYYSQQTRAYTLLLFLASLQLYFLSQILPQKNIRGTAIAQVLFCITTAIGLFCSIFIGIYTLALCIAHLLVSKNIKRWLQWWLPVAIACVPAAIFYLASPVATDPTKVHVTPSNQSVIQNIAFVFYGLLVGETYGPPIEQMRGGDRLQLVFGYLPILLLFVLVAGMIFIGILRGLKARSPEYKQYRPIDRFFLITFTAAFIIALAFAIVTKFNWLPRHSFYIYIPLAFLLPIALRSGSSSKKTHWKSLYRLAFIVLLLLNLYANYNYYFEPRYQRENYREIAQYLSKNNSQDTKSVLLYGVPYLLPYYGDTLTIDGLGLDTTKLAAEVSRVTKNANTAIIAISDQAFWEKKRNFDLESSMAKSYKLESHLQLTNFDIYHYVKK; translated from the coding sequence ATGTTGTTACAAAGAACGTCACGAGAACGCATTAGAACCTCTAATTTTAAGTACTATCTAATTCTTGGCTTAACTCTTGCAATCGGCATTTTCCTGCGATTTTTCCTTTTGCCAGATAAGAGTTTATGGCTGGATGAAGGTGCTAGTTTGTATTATTCTGACGGCACGAGCATTCAGGCTATTATTTCCACAATTGTTTCTACAGATACTGGCGATCGCTTTCAGCCGTTTTATTATTTAGTATTACATTTCTGGCGACAAATCTTTGGTAGTAGCGAATTTGCCGTTCGCTCCCTTTCTGCTTTACTAGGAATTGGCACAATCGTTGTTTTGTGTACTACTGCGTGGCAACTTTACGGGAGGAAACACGCTCTATGGTTAACGCTCTTTCTATCGTTTAGTGCTTACGGAGTTTATTACAGCCAGCAAACGAGAGCGTATACTTTACTCTTATTTTTAGCATCTCTACAGTTATATTTCCTCAGTCAAATCTTACCGCAAAAAAATATTAGAGGTACGGCGATCGCGCAGGTACTATTTTGTATAACTACAGCGATCGGTCTTTTTTGCAGCATTTTTATTGGAATTTATACCCTCGCTCTGTGTATCGCTCACCTCCTCGTTTCTAAAAATATTAAGCGCTGGCTGCAATGGTGGCTACCTGTAGCAATTGCCTGTGTACCTGCGGCAATATTTTATCTAGCTTCCCCGGTAGCTACCGATCCGACCAAAGTTCACGTCACGCCATCAAATCAATCAGTTATTCAAAATATAGCTTTTGTTTTCTACGGCTTATTAGTCGGAGAAACTTACGGTCCACCAATCGAACAGATGCGTGGTGGCGATCGCCTGCAACTCGTTTTCGGTTATTTGCCTATCTTATTACTATTTGTATTAGTTGCTGGCATGATTTTTATCGGAATTCTCAGAGGCTTAAAAGCGCGATCGCCAGAATATAAACAATATCGTCCAATCGACAGATTTTTTCTGATTACCTTTACAGCAGCTTTTATCATTGCACTTGCCTTTGCAATTGTGACAAAATTTAATTGGCTCCCTCGACATTCTTTTTATATTTATATTCCTCTAGCATTTCTATTGCCAATCGCGCTTAGATCTGGTTCTTCTAGTAAGAAAACGCACTGGAAAAGTTTGTATCGTCTAGCGTTTATTGTGTTACTACTACTCAATTTATATGCCAACTACAACTATTATTTTGAACCCAGATATCAGCGGGAAAACTACCGTGAAATTGCTCAATATCTGAGCAAAAACAACAGCCAAGATACCAAGTCCGTGCTTCTTTATGGCGTGCCTTACTTGCTACCTTATTATGGCGATACTCTAACGATAGATGGCTTAGGACTCGATACAACTAAATTAGCAGCAGAAGTTAGTCGCGTTACTAAAAACGCAAACACGGCAATTATTGCAATTAGCGACCAAGCTTTTTGGGAAAAGAAAAGAAATTTTGATTTAGAAAGCTCAATGGCTAAGTCTTACAAACTAGAGTCTCATCTGCAATTGACGAATTTTGATATCTATCATTACGTGAAGAAGTAG
- a CDS encoding glycoside hydrolase family 16 protein: MQQNLRLRNWKDRVLLAFSALMMVCCPTAALADPPAGNWQLKFSDDFNGSGLDTGKWTPCFYWAPNGCTNGGAGDLQWFSPNNVSVGGGILRLRAERKPSNGLNYTSGMIASHDKFAFQYGYVEFRAKVPKGNGFWPTLWLLSQNKNWPPEIDVAEFVGSNTNNVHMTIHYKNGSGAHESSSGWWGGIDFSGSYHTYGLLWEADKLVWYVDGVERRRYTNSGNIPDEAMYVTATLALGKAWTNSPPDNSTPLPNNLEIDHIKVWQRN, encoded by the coding sequence ATGCAACAAAACCTTCGGTTGCGTAACTGGAAGGATCGGGTTTTGCTGGCTTTTAGTGCCTTAATGATGGTGTGTTGCCCCACAGCAGCACTAGCCGATCCTCCTGCTGGTAACTGGCAGCTCAAGTTTAGTGACGACTTCAACGGTTCTGGATTAGATACTGGTAAGTGGACTCCCTGTTTTTATTGGGCGCCCAATGGGTGTACGAATGGCGGCGCTGGCGATTTGCAATGGTTTAGCCCGAATAATGTATCAGTAGGAGGTGGAATCTTACGTTTGCGTGCAGAGCGAAAGCCGTCTAACGGTTTAAACTACACTTCTGGAATGATTGCATCTCACGATAAGTTTGCTTTTCAGTACGGTTACGTGGAGTTTCGCGCTAAAGTGCCTAAAGGCAATGGCTTCTGGCCCACATTATGGTTGTTGTCACAAAACAAAAACTGGCCCCCAGAAATAGATGTTGCCGAATTCGTAGGGTCTAATACAAACAACGTCCACATGACGATCCACTATAAAAACGGTAGTGGCGCTCACGAATCATCATCTGGCTGGTGGGGTGGAATTGATTTTTCTGGCAGCTATCATACCTATGGCTTGTTATGGGAAGCAGATAAACTGGTTTGGTACGTGGATGGTGTCGAACGGCGGCGTTATACCAATAGTGGTAATATTCCTGACGAAGCAATGTACGTTACAGCAACTCTTGCTCTCGGCAAAGCGTGGACGAATAGCCCTCCCGACAACTCTACGCCTTTACCAAACAATCTAGAAATCGACCATATCAAGGTTTGGCAACGCAATTAG
- a CDS encoding RsmB/NOP family class I SAM-dependent RNA methyltransferase — protein sequence MDKPSNLLLKLSRRLFDDSTAQEQFIQALTQPQSFPTCIIWCRQKPESLPFAVTTATTWQPAFVDCVSPGEKPGQSPLHEDGYYYCLDFSSVFAASTLLAISQPISTILDMCAAPGGKGIFAWKALQPELLISNEVIGKRLGMLISNLKRCQISPTAVTNLDPQIWTQRVPHACSLAIVDAPCTGQSLLAKGGKALGCFHPTLINKNASRQKRIIANSAQVVAPQGYLAYMTCTYSIEENEQVCEWFLARFPQFKPVRISHLARYQSHLTIIPCYRLFPQDGMGAGAFTALFQNQENISQSELNKQLLSLELLQQQQIVPRFIS from the coding sequence GTGGACAAGCCTTCAAATTTGTTGCTTAAGCTCAGTCGGCGTTTATTTGACGATTCAACAGCACAAGAGCAATTTATTCAAGCCTTAACTCAGCCGCAATCTTTTCCTACCTGCATTATCTGGTGTCGGCAAAAGCCTGAATCTTTACCATTTGCAGTAACAACTGCAACTACATGGCAACCTGCTTTTGTAGATTGCGTATCACCTGGTGAAAAACCAGGACAGTCTCCTTTACATGAGGACGGTTATTACTATTGCTTAGATTTTTCCTCAGTATTTGCTGCTTCAACCTTGCTAGCTATCTCTCAACCAATTTCCACTATTTTAGATATGTGTGCTGCACCAGGAGGAAAAGGAATTTTTGCCTGGAAAGCATTGCAGCCAGAATTACTGATAAGCAATGAGGTTATTGGCAAGCGTCTGGGAATGCTAATTTCTAACTTAAAACGTTGTCAAATTAGCCCTACTGCTGTGACAAATCTCGATCCGCAGATTTGGACTCAGCGCGTCCCTCATGCTTGCAGTCTTGCAATTGTTGATGCTCCTTGTACCGGGCAATCTTTGCTAGCTAAAGGAGGTAAAGCATTAGGATGTTTTCATCCGACTTTAATTAATAAAAATGCTAGTAGGCAAAAAAGAATTATTGCTAACTCGGCTCAAGTTGTTGCTCCTCAAGGCTATCTCGCCTACATGACTTGTACTTATTCAATCGAAGAAAACGAGCAAGTGTGCGAGTGGTTTTTAGCTAGATTTCCCCAATTTAAACCTGTTCGTATTTCTCATTTAGCGCGTTATCAATCTCATTTAACCATCATTCCTTGTTATCGTCTATTCCCTCAAGATGGTATGGGGGCTGGAGCTTTTACTGCCTTATTTCAAAATCAGGAAAACATTAGTCAATCAGAATTAAATAAACAACTATTAAGTTTAGAGCTGCTGCAACAACAGCAGATCGTACCTAGATTTATTAGCTAA
- a CDS encoding glycosyltransferase family 4 protein, with protein sequence MNIAFVTHYDIFNSNKWHPKAIGFSGTSYYKAQALKERFPNFEYIGPLTERHSLGTKFKRRLYRYLSTKAYYDWAALDLQKNYARQINTKLSNSSSQLVVCPDISTIAYVECQQPIVLWTTNTYGACIDFYDDFSNLCRETIDDLVTLDRLALSKVQLAVFPSTWAAEAAINSYQIDRSKVEIVPYGANIECDRTIDDIQNLVEARTAERCKLLFLGVSWYRKGGDIALKVAKKLKQLGIDVELTVVGCQPITDEPLPDYVVNVGFIKKSDPEGSDRLNQLISESHFLILPSRAETYGNVLCEANSFGVPCLTTKVGGIPSIIQDNVNGKLFALDADVKDYCEYIAHLFTNYTQYKQLAYSSFHEYETRLNWSAAGKSMQTIITEKFS encoded by the coding sequence ATGAACATAGCTTTTGTGACTCATTATGATATTTTCAACAGCAATAAGTGGCATCCAAAAGCAATCGGGTTTAGTGGCACGAGTTACTACAAAGCTCAAGCACTCAAAGAGCGGTTTCCCAATTTTGAATATATTGGTCCGTTAACAGAACGGCATTCTCTAGGAACTAAATTTAAAAGACGTTTGTATAGATATTTATCTACCAAAGCGTATTACGATTGGGCTGCGCTCGATTTGCAAAAGAATTACGCTCGACAAATTAATACCAAATTATCAAATAGTAGCTCTCAGTTAGTTGTTTGTCCAGATATTTCGACGATCGCCTATGTCGAATGCCAACAGCCGATTGTTTTATGGACGACAAATACCTATGGAGCTTGTATTGATTTCTATGATGATTTTAGCAATCTTTGCCGAGAAACGATTGACGATCTCGTAACGCTCGATCGACTTGCCCTCAGTAAAGTGCAGTTGGCGGTTTTTCCCTCTACTTGGGCGGCGGAAGCGGCAATAAATAGCTATCAAATCGATCGCAGTAAGGTTGAAATCGTACCATATGGAGCCAATATAGAATGCGATCGCACGATTGACGACATTCAAAACCTAGTAGAAGCAAGAACAGCAGAGCGATGTAAGTTATTGTTTCTCGGAGTCAGTTGGTATCGTAAAGGAGGAGATATAGCTTTAAAAGTTGCTAAAAAACTCAAACAACTAGGTATCGATGTCGAGTTAACAGTTGTTGGTTGTCAACCTATAACCGACGAACCATTACCAGATTACGTGGTTAATGTTGGGTTTATCAAAAAATCCGATCCAGAGGGTAGCGATCGCTTAAATCAATTAATTTCTGAGTCTCACTTTTTAATTTTACCATCTAGAGCCGAGACTTATGGAAATGTGCTTTGCGAAGCTAATTCATTTGGAGTTCCTTGTCTGACAACTAAAGTTGGCGGGATTCCTAGTATTATTCAAGATAATGTAAATGGAAAACTATTTGCCTTAGACGCTGACGTTAAAGACTATTGCGAGTACATAGCCCATTTATTTACTAACTATACCCAATACAAACAACTAGCATATAGTTCATTTCACGAATATGAAACTCGTCTTAACTGGTCGGCAGCAGGAAAATCAATGCAAACCATCATTACAGAAAAATTTAGCTAA
- a CDS encoding glycosyltransferase family 4 protein codes for MKIAYLTTYDVLNQAKWPKYQSGLCAAGYFLARTLAEQNVKLDLVGPLEAKNTLSTRVKRRIYTSVLKKQYYHWTDPAVLRNYANQAIQKMSQFNSDAILCPENSLPISYLDSDLPIILWSDATLYSLINFYPYLSNLCRENFHNITAMEKAALDRCEMMIYTSDWAAQTAIDAYGVEPSKVRVIPWGANIECDRSFDDVNNIVEARDNKTCKLLFFAVEWLRKGGDVALAVTKELNEAGLPTELTVVGCHPPESETLPNYVKVIGYINKSTADGRTALDRILADSHFLILPTRADCAPHALIEANSFGVPCLTTNVGGIKTIVKDDVNGKVFELDTDISKYCTYVTHLFEHYERYKALANSSFYEYEIRLNWTVAAKEAKKLIMDLI; via the coding sequence ATGAAAATAGCTTACCTCACTACATATGATGTTCTGAACCAGGCAAAGTGGCCCAAGTACCAATCAGGTTTATGTGCAGCAGGCTATTTCCTAGCACGGACTTTGGCAGAACAAAACGTAAAACTCGATTTGGTGGGACCTTTAGAGGCAAAAAATACCCTATCGACTAGAGTAAAACGGCGAATATATACTTCTGTGCTGAAAAAGCAATACTATCACTGGACCGATCCTGCTGTTTTGCGCAATTATGCCAATCAAGCCATACAGAAAATGTCGCAATTCAATTCGGATGCAATTTTATGTCCAGAAAATTCTCTGCCAATTTCATATCTTGACTCCGATCTGCCGATAATTTTATGGTCTGATGCGACACTTTATTCACTGATAAACTTTTATCCTTATCTCAGTAATCTCTGCCGAGAAAACTTTCATAATATTACGGCAATGGAAAAAGCAGCACTCGATCGCTGTGAGATGATGATCTATACCTCTGACTGGGCGGCTCAAACTGCAATTGACGCTTACGGTGTCGAACCATCAAAAGTCAGAGTCATTCCTTGGGGTGCAAATATAGAATGCGATCGCAGCTTTGATGATGTGAATAATATCGTGGAAGCGAGGGATAATAAAACTTGCAAACTGCTATTTTTCGCTGTGGAATGGTTGCGTAAGGGTGGAGATGTGGCTTTAGCAGTAACAAAAGAGTTAAACGAAGCTGGTTTACCAACAGAATTAACTGTAGTTGGATGTCATCCGCCTGAGTCGGAAACCTTACCAAATTACGTTAAAGTTATTGGCTATATTAACAAATCAACAGCAGATGGTCGGACTGCGCTTGATCGAATTTTAGCTGATTCGCATTTTCTAATCCTACCTACCCGCGCCGATTGCGCTCCTCATGCTTTAATTGAAGCTAACTCTTTTGGCGTTCCCTGTTTAACTACAAATGTAGGTGGAATCAAAACAATTGTTAAAGATGATGTAAATGGAAAAGTCTTCGAGCTAGACACAGATATATCCAAGTACTGCACTTACGTAACTCATTTATTCGAGCATTACGAGCGGTATAAAGCATTAGCCAATTCTTCTTTTTATGAGTATGAAATTCGGCTCAACTGGACTGTGGCAGCCAAGGAAGCAAAAAAGTTAATTATGGATTTAATCTAG
- a CDS encoding WecB/TagA/CpsF family glycosyltransferase codes for MRKVNLLNLDFDNLSIKELLRQLKSGVVFTPNVDHLMKLQCDREFLRAYEIADYKLCDSQILVYASRFLGTPIKEKISGSDFFPAFCTYHRNNEKIKIFLLGGQKETAAKAQEKLNKKIGRNIVVAAHSPSLGFDRNELECAEIIEMINRSGATVLAIGVGAPKQEKWIYQYRNKLPKIDFFLAIGATIDFEAGNVKRAPKWMSEVGFEWLYRLLLEPHRLWKRYLVEDLPFFWLIIKQKFNVYTIPHREKRVYK; via the coding sequence ATGCGGAAAGTTAATCTATTAAACTTGGATTTTGACAATTTAAGTATCAAAGAACTACTGAGGCAGCTAAAGTCAGGGGTGGTGTTTACGCCTAATGTAGATCATCTGATGAAGTTACAATGCGATCGCGAGTTTCTTCGAGCTTACGAGATAGCTGACTACAAACTATGTGATAGTCAAATATTGGTCTATGCCTCGCGATTTTTGGGTACGCCAATTAAAGAAAAAATCTCTGGTTCAGATTTTTTTCCTGCCTTCTGTACCTATCACAGAAACAATGAAAAAATCAAGATTTTCTTACTAGGTGGACAAAAAGAGACTGCGGCTAAGGCACAAGAAAAGCTCAATAAAAAAATAGGTAGAAATATAGTAGTTGCCGCTCATTCTCCCTCTTTGGGGTTTGACCGTAACGAACTAGAATGCGCGGAAATAATTGAAATGATTAATCGCTCGGGAGCGACAGTATTAGCAATCGGGGTGGGAGCGCCAAAACAAGAAAAATGGATTTATCAGTATCGAAACAAGCTACCTAAGATTGATTTTTTTTTGGCTATAGGTGCAACGATTGATTTTGAAGCAGGAAATGTCAAGCGAGCGCCGAAATGGATGAGTGAAGTAGGCTTTGAATGGTTGTATAGACTTTTGTTAGAACCTCATAGATTGTGGAAACGATATTTAGTAGAAGATCTACCCTTCTTCTGGTTAATTATTAAGCAAAAGTTCAACGTATATACAATTCCCCATAGAGAAAAACGGGTCTATAAGTAA